One Fibrobacter sp. UWH4 genomic region harbors:
- a CDS encoding CotH kinase family protein, whose product MYLFKKVNGFAVIAGLGLAFAGLIACSEDTISSDREKDQLPVKIETTTVVDSNGNTITRIDTISSQIDSSRTIDPVTGDTVYKYDTLYVPADTTVQWKGNSALVITEISPVNLDWLDENGDDPGWIEIYNAGNVAANLKGYSLVENLDKPRKWVFGDELIAPKSFRTVFCDKNDVKAAAADNGTELHQRTHTNWKLEKKGGSVYLIDPYFAIRDSVNYPELSSGMSWGIVDGGEWRFFEKPTPEQPNTASTAYEGVAPKFNFSGNQGGFYNDKVVLNAPTGLPEGMKVRCTQDGSAPTESSPEFNSELVIDHTMVLRCAAFKQGLLTKDVVTNTYFIGETVNMPVVAVTVDPSFFVKYYKKTNGGEPDMKHDQMYAPNESYPNDSGEMAAHVEYFENGSKSTDKAWEAEAGISLMGGWSRMERKKSLAVVMREEYGGTWLHYPLFETRKGVNDKYKGFNLRNNGNRFVSDYFADAVGGAILEGSGVDYQRSRQVVVFYNGTYYGIHDMRERYNKNFVETNYGIDASSVTFIKHLGKEIEASNGSIDEYVAMLEYAAANDFSTNDEAYAYMASLMDMGNFARYMLAEMYIHNGDWPNNNVRIWRAPESPLWKFMVYDLDHGFDWEWGVTGFGSSTNMFKWAKQGGRTDGSCYTSSDNEFVGGKEHCFHVLYARLIKNPKFKSLFLNNAAVMLESYLNAGNIREKAKFLAGMLNSEDVARDMDVEAYKERRSQYNHSFDANGERLGPWAEERDTKFLSEIQSEFGVSGLVSVTIAANGNGSILMDGMKLPSTSYKGKFFAGNTMELTALPAAGAVFAGWSDGVADLTRTVTIADGLSIQANFK is encoded by the coding sequence GTGTACTTATTCAAAAAAGTGAATGGCTTTGCTGTAATAGCGGGTCTCGGTTTGGCTTTCGCAGGACTGATTGCATGCTCTGAGGATACGATATCTTCGGATAGGGAGAAGGATCAGTTGCCCGTAAAGATTGAAACGACGACGGTGGTGGATTCGAACGGGAATACCATTACGAGGATTGATACCATTTCCTCGCAAATCGATTCGTCAAGGACGATTGACCCGGTTACGGGAGATACGGTATATAAGTATGATACGCTTTATGTCCCTGCGGACACGACTGTCCAGTGGAAAGGCAATTCCGCCTTGGTGATTACCGAAATTTCTCCGGTGAACCTGGACTGGCTCGATGAAAACGGTGACGATCCGGGTTGGATTGAAATTTACAATGCGGGAAACGTGGCCGCAAACCTCAAGGGTTATTCCCTTGTCGAAAATTTGGATAAGCCGCGCAAGTGGGTGTTCGGTGACGAACTGATCGCTCCGAAGTCCTTCCGCACGGTATTCTGCGACAAGAACGACGTGAAGGCCGCGGCGGCCGATAATGGGACTGAATTGCATCAGCGTACCCATACCAACTGGAAACTGGAAAAGAAGGGCGGCTCAGTCTACCTGATCGATCCGTATTTCGCTATTCGCGACTCGGTGAACTATCCGGAACTTTCTTCGGGGATGAGCTGGGGCATTGTGGATGGCGGCGAGTGGAGGTTCTTTGAAAAGCCGACTCCGGAGCAGCCGAATACGGCAAGTACGGCATACGAAGGCGTTGCTCCCAAGTTTAACTTTAGCGGAAACCAGGGTGGTTTCTACAATGACAAGGTTGTCTTGAATGCTCCGACGGGCCTTCCGGAAGGAATGAAGGTGCGCTGCACCCAGGATGGATCCGCTCCGACCGAAAGCTCTCCCGAATTCAATAGCGAACTGGTCATTGACCATACGATGGTTTTGCGTTGTGCCGCGTTCAAGCAGGGCCTCTTGACCAAGGATGTGGTGACGAATACGTACTTTATCGGCGAGACGGTGAATATGCCTGTGGTAGCGGTGACCGTGGACCCGAGCTTCTTCGTGAAATACTACAAGAAGACGAACGGTGGCGAACCCGATATGAAGCATGACCAGATGTATGCTCCGAATGAATCCTACCCGAACGACTCGGGCGAAATGGCTGCCCATGTGGAATATTTTGAAAACGGTTCCAAGAGTACGGACAAGGCCTGGGAAGCCGAGGCCGGTATTTCCCTGATGGGTGGCTGGAGCCGTATGGAACGCAAGAAGTCTCTCGCCGTCGTGATGCGCGAGGAATATGGGGGAACCTGGTTGCATTATCCTTTGTTCGAAACCCGCAAGGGTGTGAACGACAAGTACAAGGGCTTCAACCTACGTAACAACGGCAACCGCTTTGTGAGTGACTATTTTGCCGATGCCGTAGGGGGCGCCATTCTTGAAGGAAGCGGCGTGGATTACCAGCGTAGCCGTCAGGTGGTGGTGTTCTATAACGGAACATACTACGGCATTCACGATATGCGTGAACGCTACAACAAGAACTTTGTAGAAACGAATTACGGAATCGACGCTTCGTCGGTTACGTTCATTAAGCACCTGGGTAAAGAAATTGAGGCGAGCAACGGTTCTATTGACGAATATGTTGCAATGCTGGAATATGCCGCAGCAAATGATTTTAGTACAAATGACGAAGCGTACGCCTATATGGCATCGCTGATGGATATGGGAAATTTCGCCCGCTATATGCTTGCCGAAATGTATATTCATAATGGCGACTGGCCGAACAACAACGTTCGTATCTGGAGGGCTCCGGAATCGCCTCTTTGGAAGTTCATGGTCTATGATCTTGACCATGGCTTTGACTGGGAATGGGGCGTGACTGGTTTTGGCTCGTCCACGAATATGTTTAAGTGGGCCAAGCAGGGTGGCCGCACGGATGGCAGCTGCTACACGAGTAGTGACAATGAGTTTGTTGGTGGCAAGGAACATTGCTTCCATGTCCTTTATGCTCGTCTGATCAAGAATCCCAAGTTCAAGAGTCTGTTCCTCAACAATGCCGCCGTAATGCTCGAGTCCTACCTGAATGCAGGCAACATTAGGGAAAAGGCGAAGTTCCTTGCGGGCATGCTGAATTCCGAAGATGTTGCCAGGGATATGGATGTAGAAGCCTATAAGGAAAGAAGAAGCCAGTATAACCACAGCTTCGATGCGAATGGTGAAAGGCTCGGCCCCTGGGCCGAAGAACGTGACACCAAGTTCCTGTCCGAAATCCAGAGCGAGTTCGGCGTGAGCGGCCTGGTTTCTGTCACTATTGCCGCTAATGGCAATGGCTCAATCCTGATGGACGGCATGAAACTTCCGAGCACGAGTTACAAGGGCAAGTTCTTTGCCGGGAACACGATGGAACTGACGGCTCTGCCTGCTGCCGGCGCCGTATTCGCGGGCTGGTCCGATGGTGTTGCGGATTTGACCCGTACTGTAACGATTGCAGACGGCTTGTCGATTCAGGCTAATTTCAAGTAA
- a CDS encoding UbiA-like polyprenyltransferase, translating to MTDNLGMLKKILEFGHMVRFSHSLFAMPFAIGSMWVAADGFRGMSVAETARIVLLIVGCMVTARNSAMSFNRIADADIDAKNPRTAKRHLPAGRLSKKSVVAFLAVNGVLFVAFAALLQPLAGLLALPVWLLLLSYSYWKRFSWLCHWFLGFAIGMSPLGAWIAIRGEFAVFPIFLLVILMLWMGGFDIIYATQDEEIDRAMGLHSVPARFGRKRALQIAFWSHVAMLALCVAFGVFWGMGAAWWVVTGLMTAAILYIHLFRKSDDLDAMNRDFFLANVAISVLVMAGLIVWICMGGDVNALY from the coding sequence ATGACTGATAATCTAGGTATGCTGAAGAAGATTTTAGAATTTGGTCATATGGTGCGCTTTAGCCATTCGCTTTTCGCGATGCCTTTTGCGATTGGTTCCATGTGGGTGGCGGCTGATGGTTTCCGCGGAATGAGTGTCGCGGAGACTGCGCGGATTGTCCTGCTGATTGTCGGCTGTATGGTGACCGCTCGCAACAGCGCGATGAGTTTCAACCGCATTGCCGATGCCGATATCGATGCCAAGAATCCGCGTACGGCGAAACGCCACCTGCCTGCGGGGCGTCTGAGCAAGAAATCCGTGGTGGCATTCCTTGCCGTGAACGGGGTGCTGTTCGTTGCCTTTGCCGCGCTGCTGCAACCGCTTGCGGGTCTGCTTGCATTGCCGGTGTGGCTATTGCTGCTTTCTTATTCTTACTGGAAAAGGTTCAGCTGGCTTTGCCACTGGTTCTTGGGTTTTGCCATCGGCATGAGTCCGCTCGGAGCCTGGATTGCAATTCGCGGAGAATTTGCCGTGTTCCCGATTTTCCTGCTTGTGATTCTGATGCTCTGGATGGGTGGCTTTGACATCATTTACGCGACCCAGGACGAGGAAATCGACCGCGCCATGGGACTTCATTCGGTGCCCGCCCGTTTTGGCCGCAAGCGCGCTCTGCAGATAGCTTTCTGGAGCCATGTCGCGATGCTTGCATTGTGCGTGGCGTTTGGCGTGTTCTGGGGAATGGGCGCTGCCTGGTGGGTGGTAACCGGCTTGATGACTGCCGCCATTCTCTATATTCACCTGTTCCGTAAATCCGACGACCTTGACGCCATGAACCGCGATTTCTTCTTGGCGAATGTCGCTATCAGCGTGCTCGTGATGGCGGGACTCATCGTGTGGATTTGCATGGGAGGCGATGTCAATGCCCTTTACTAA
- a CDS encoding ubiquinone/menaquinone biosynthesis methyltransferase, with protein sequence MKSPVRKMFDAIAARYDFLNHTLSCFQDILWRRSCCRELKRMRPGKRLLDLCGGTGDFAATYEKFNGTPDVAVLGDFSFGMLKGARGKKTVAVPVQLDAMKMPFGDASFDVILNGFGMRNLPDAESGLKESARVLCGGGYLQVLEFFSPRNAFNKFFYRRLAPLFIPVLGAFFSKREAYEYLVNSVLRFLPVADFVALAESNGFELVHVKPCFFGVAYRVLLRRRS encoded by the coding sequence ATGAAAAGCCCCGTACGCAAGATGTTTGACGCAATCGCGGCCCGTTATGATTTTCTGAATCATACGCTGAGCTGCTTTCAGGATATCCTGTGGCGCCGCAGTTGTTGTCGCGAACTGAAACGGATGCGCCCGGGGAAACGCCTGCTGGACCTTTGCGGTGGAACGGGCGACTTTGCGGCTACTTACGAGAAATTTAATGGAACGCCCGACGTGGCCGTGCTCGGGGATTTTTCGTTCGGAATGCTGAAGGGGGCTAGGGGCAAAAAGACCGTTGCCGTTCCCGTGCAGCTCGATGCGATGAAGATGCCCTTTGGGGATGCCTCTTTCGATGTAATCTTGAACGGATTTGGCATGCGCAACTTGCCCGATGCGGAATCGGGGCTCAAGGAATCGGCGAGAGTGCTTTGCGGTGGCGGTTACCTGCAGGTGCTCGAATTTTTCTCACCGCGCAATGCTTTCAACAAGTTTTTCTACAGAAGACTCGCACCGCTTTTCATTCCGGTGCTGGGGGCTTTTTTTAGCAAGCGGGAGGCTTACGAATATCTGGTGAATTCGGTGCTCCGTTTCTTGCCGGTTGCGGATTTTGTCGCCTTGGCGGAATCGAACGGCTTTGAACTGGTGCATGTGAAGCCTTGCTTTTTCGGGGTTGCTTACCGCGTATTGTTGAGGAGACGGTCATGA
- a CDS encoding cellulase family glycosylhydrolase, protein MKISNSIKVFGLGVLAAGLLSTSFAANRVGPVSQYGQLQAGKNIDGKGQIYGACKGVTDGAEVQVKGMSLYWSSGDAAATDYYSEAAIDNLVSSMNIQIVRFVMGISESWDNNRGYLSGGADRQKTYLNTVVNAAVKNDIYVIIDWHSHQAENQTSSAVEFFEWAAKTYGGYDNVIFEVYNEPIGSWGEGAASSYWPTIKNYAESVIAAIRKHSDNLVVVGTPYYDQYPSVAITNAINDKNVAYTFHYYAASHSTGNEGANAVRAMNGGLSVFVTEWGTGTADGAGSVNQGVNDSWQTWMNTHKLSWANWSASHIGEGSAAFEGGSSATNFVYTSSGKLVKGYLAGNPTTYTACSGTPVSSSSIASSSSALPSGYTDYIDDLEDGDNYTFTGGEWYAYTDDGDLGASTITNGEGARGGYNVVIAGSKAGNSTKYVAGITGINLSQGDNLYDPYVALGLALNETQTAYDLSACTQISYRYKGAAHNFKAEDTDVLDYAFHQIEKAAASDWTTATISWGALMQPSWTDDDVTISKKRINKFTWEVKGVAETTTQPKYNYLYVDDVRCSGWAIQPVPSPVSSSSSAKSSSSVASSSSAKSSSSVASSSSAKSSSSIASSSSAKSCSSVASSSSAKSSSSVASSSSVRSSSSAKSSSSAATQVVVVGDLEQTVAQGGQFETVTFKNVQTFNRNTWNLHFFNIKQSGSEVTVAGSVPDYIQAGDHTETLTINNTQFEIKLTVTAAASSSSASVENTSSSSVEGSSSSESTTVVNVFEVNPLKVSMTGRMLQVSGAERASVDVFDMQGSPVASFKQVTGSVNLENLRQGNYIVRVRSGSMNLTRRIAIK, encoded by the coding sequence ATGAAAATTTCAAACAGCATTAAAGTTTTTGGCCTGGGCGTTCTCGCTGCGGGTCTTCTTTCCACTTCTTTTGCCGCGAACCGCGTAGGTCCGGTGAGCCAGTACGGTCAGTTGCAGGCTGGAAAAAACATAGACGGCAAGGGCCAGATTTATGGAGCCTGCAAGGGTGTTACCGATGGAGCCGAAGTCCAGGTGAAGGGCATGAGCCTCTACTGGAGTTCGGGAGATGCTGCCGCGACGGATTATTATTCCGAAGCGGCCATCGACAACTTGGTCAGTTCCATGAATATCCAGATTGTCCGCTTTGTCATGGGCATTAGCGAATCCTGGGACAATAACCGTGGATACCTGTCTGGCGGCGCAGATCGACAGAAAACTTACCTGAATACCGTGGTGAATGCGGCCGTGAAGAATGATATTTATGTCATTATCGACTGGCATTCTCATCAGGCCGAGAACCAGACTTCCAGCGCCGTTGAATTCTTCGAATGGGCTGCAAAGACCTACGGCGGCTACGACAACGTGATTTTTGAAGTGTATAACGAGCCTATCGGTTCTTGGGGTGAAGGAGCCGCATCTAGTTATTGGCCGACCATCAAGAACTATGCGGAATCCGTAATCGCAGCAATCCGTAAGCATTCCGATAACCTGGTTGTTGTGGGAACTCCTTACTATGACCAGTATCCTTCGGTTGCTATAACGAATGCGATTAACGACAAGAATGTGGCGTACACGTTCCACTATTATGCGGCTTCTCATTCCACGGGTAACGAAGGTGCAAACGCTGTAAGGGCCATGAATGGCGGCTTGTCCGTGTTCGTGACGGAATGGGGTACCGGTACTGCAGATGGCGCCGGCTCTGTTAATCAGGGAGTCAATGATTCCTGGCAGACCTGGATGAACACCCACAAGCTTTCTTGGGCGAACTGGTCCGCATCGCATATTGGCGAAGGCTCGGCTGCGTTTGAAGGTGGAAGCTCTGCAACGAATTTCGTCTATACCTCGTCGGGTAAGCTGGTCAAGGGGTACCTGGCAGGCAACCCGACCACTTATACGGCTTGCTCCGGCACACCGGTTTCTAGCAGCTCTATCGCCAGTTCCTCCAGTGCGCTTCCTTCCGGTTATACCGATTACATCGATGACCTGGAAGATGGCGACAACTATACCTTTACCGGTGGCGAATGGTACGCCTATACTGATGACGGCGACCTGGGTGCTTCCACGATTACAAACGGCGAAGGAGCTCGCGGCGGCTACAATGTCGTTATCGCAGGTTCCAAGGCAGGAAACTCCACCAAGTATGTGGCGGGTATTACCGGTATCAACCTTTCCCAGGGCGATAACTTGTATGATCCTTATGTTGCTTTGGGACTTGCCTTGAACGAAACCCAGACGGCCTATGATCTTTCTGCCTGCACGCAGATTTCCTATAGGTATAAGGGAGCGGCTCACAACTTCAAGGCGGAAGATACTGACGTTTTGGATTACGCATTCCATCAGATTGAAAAGGCTGCTGCATCCGACTGGACCACGGCGACTATCTCGTGGGGCGCGCTTATGCAACCTTCTTGGACGGACGACGATGTGACGATTTCCAAGAAACGTATCAACAAGTTCACGTGGGAAGTCAAGGGTGTTGCAGAAACGACGACCCAGCCGAAGTACAACTACCTCTATGTAGATGACGTGCGTTGCTCTGGCTGGGCCATTCAGCCGGTTCCCTCTCCGGTTTCCAGCAGCTCGTCTGCAAAGTCCTCTTCGAGTGTAGCCTCTAGCAGTTCCGCGAAATCTTCGTCTAGTGTCGCAAGCAGTTCTTCTGCGAAGTCCAGCTCCAGTATCGCCTCTAGCAGCTCCGCAAAGAGCTGCAGCTCTGTGGCATCTTCTAGCTCCGCGAAGTCTTCGTCTAGTGTCGCTTCTTCCAGCTCCGTACGTTCTAGCTCCAGCGCAAAGTCCTCGAGCAGTGCGGCGACGCAGGTGGTTGTCGTCGGTGACCTCGAACAGACGGTGGCTCAGGGCGGTCAGTTTGAAACGGTGACCTTCAAGAACGTGCAGACATTCAATCGTAACACCTGGAATCTCCACTTCTTCAACATTAAACAGTCCGGTAGCGAAGTGACTGTTGCGGGCTCGGTTCCGGATTATATCCAGGCTGGCGACCATACCGAAACGCTGACAATTAACAATACGCAGTTCGAAATCAAGCTGACGGTGACCGCTGCGGCAAGCAGTTCTTCTGCCTCGGTCGAAAACACGTCTAGCAGCTCGGTTGAAGGATCTTCTTCGAGCGAATCGACGACCGTTGTAAATGTCTTTGAGGTGAATCCGCTCAAGGTGTCCATGACGGGCCGTATGCTGCAGGTTTCCGGTGCCGAAAGGGCCTCCGTCGATGTGTTCGATATGCAGGGTAGCCCGGTGGCAAGCTTCAAGCAGGTGACCGGTTCCGTGAACCTCGAAAATCTCCGTCAAGGCAACTACATCGTGCGCGTTCGCTCCGGTTCTATGAACCTGACGCGTCGCATCGCGATAAAGTAA
- a CDS encoding UbiX family flavin prenyltransferase: MSRYILGVTGASGAIYAVRTAMHLKRLGHHVTALVTPPGKGVLRYEEQNCLFDYVDAQPDVNDFFAECASGSADYAGMVVVPCSMGTLGRIAAGTSDNLLIRAADVCLKERRPLIVVPRETPYNMIHLDNMMRLTRMGGVVIPASPHFYDRPKTIEDAVDTVVAKILMHLKAFPEENDVVKPWKGTSLLKVLSKSTGRAKGKKK; the protein is encoded by the coding sequence ATGAGCCGATATATTTTGGGGGTGACGGGTGCAAGTGGCGCTATCTACGCTGTTCGCACCGCGATGCATTTGAAACGACTGGGGCATCACGTGACGGCCCTGGTGACTCCGCCGGGGAAAGGGGTGCTGCGTTACGAGGAACAGAACTGCCTGTTCGATTATGTGGATGCGCAGCCGGACGTGAATGATTTCTTTGCGGAATGTGCAAGCGGCAGTGCCGATTATGCAGGAATGGTCGTGGTGCCCTGCTCCATGGGAACGCTTGGGCGCATTGCGGCGGGAACGTCGGACAACCTGCTGATCCGTGCCGCGGATGTGTGCCTCAAGGAACGCCGCCCGCTCATCGTGGTGCCGCGCGAGACGCCCTACAACATGATTCACCTGGACAACATGATGCGCCTGACGCGTATGGGCGGTGTCGTGATTCCTGCTTCGCCGCATTTTTACGATCGCCCGAAGACGATAGAAGATGCGGTGGATACGGTGGTGGCTAAAATCCTGATGCACCTGAAGGCGTTCCCCGAAGAGAATGATGTCGTCAAACCGTGGAAGGGAACTTCGCTGCTGAAGGTGCTTTCGAAATCCACGGGTAGGGCGAAAGGGAAGAAGAAATAA
- a CDS encoding MATE family efflux transporter has product MQVQVKDRSLLSLSWPLFITFGIATCQPMMDSWFLSRTSETAAAGVGALMPVLGALFMAIQAFAQAGASIASQFIGAERPRQAGTTQTMVLLGSLLLGIAITLIVIPLANQIVAWMGLTGEAAHHARDFLHIVAIGFAFRALQSTLTALIATHGLTTWNLLGNIVTIISNAAMNVVFLNGYLGFPQMGVKGVALATMLSWLISSTILYFILRFKVHHKIRSTDFKRSRVILPDWIRIGFPAAVEPVSFQIFQVVLTAIVVHLGIVAMTARIFSANFAMLAVILSVGLSCGNQILVAHLVGAHDFDKANRRLHQSLIAGSASGLIVAIIVALLGEQLLSFYTSDPEIIRLGRYCLWCDVILQPFKAANMVITSALRASGDSKFPAIVGSAMMWTCGLGTALLLAFGLHLGLVGIWLGMAADEFYRSIVNYIRWRGGKWKEYGVV; this is encoded by the coding sequence ATGCAGGTGCAAGTCAAGGACCGTTCCTTATTGAGCCTTTCGTGGCCGCTCTTTATTACCTTCGGTATCGCCACGTGCCAGCCGATGATGGACAGCTGGTTTCTGTCGCGGACGTCAGAAACAGCGGCGGCGGGCGTGGGGGCACTCATGCCCGTCCTGGGCGCCCTCTTCATGGCCATCCAGGCTTTCGCCCAGGCAGGGGCGAGCATCGCCTCGCAGTTTATCGGCGCCGAACGCCCCAGGCAAGCGGGCACCACCCAGACCATGGTGCTGCTCGGAAGCCTTCTACTCGGCATTGCCATTACACTGATCGTCATCCCGCTTGCCAATCAAATCGTCGCCTGGATGGGACTTACCGGCGAAGCCGCCCACCACGCCCGCGACTTTCTGCACATCGTCGCCATCGGTTTCGCCTTCCGCGCCCTGCAATCGACACTCACGGCTCTCATCGCCACCCACGGGCTTACCACCTGGAACCTGCTCGGCAACATCGTCACCATCATTTCGAACGCCGCGATGAACGTGGTCTTCTTGAATGGCTACCTCGGTTTTCCGCAGATGGGCGTCAAGGGCGTGGCACTCGCCACGATGCTTTCGTGGCTTATCTCCTCGACAATCCTATACTTTATCCTACGATTCAAGGTTCACCATAAAATCCGCAGCACTGACTTCAAGCGCTCGCGCGTGATTCTGCCCGACTGGATCCGCATCGGTTTTCCTGCCGCGGTCGAACCGGTGAGCTTCCAGATATTCCAGGTAGTACTTACCGCCATCGTGGTGCATCTGGGAATCGTCGCCATGACGGCTCGCATTTTCAGTGCAAATTTCGCCATGCTCGCCGTTATCCTGAGTGTCGGCCTCAGCTGCGGGAACCAGATCCTGGTCGCCCACCTTGTAGGCGCGCACGACTTCGACAAGGCGAACCGCAGGCTTCACCAGAGCCTCATTGCGGGCAGCGCAAGCGGACTTATCGTCGCCATCATCGTGGCGCTCCTCGGAGAACAACTCCTTTCATTCTACACAAGCGATCCCGAAATCATTCGCCTCGGCAGGTACTGCCTCTGGTGCGACGTCATCCTGCAACCGTTCAAGGCCGCGAACATGGTCATCACCTCGGCGCTCCGCGCCTCGGGCGACTCCAAGTTTCCCGCCATCGTGGGTTCCGCCATGATGTGGACCTGTGGCCTCGGCACCGCCCTCCTGCTCGCTTTCGGCCTGCACCTTGGACTTGTAGGCATCTGGCTCGGCATGGCCGCCGACGAATTCTACCGTTCCATCGTCAACTACATCCGTTGGCGCGGCGGCAAGTGGAAAGAATACGGGGTCGTCTAA
- the mltG gene encoding endolytic transglycosylase MltG, with the protein MKKILLILTLVLALLGTFLALNLKSRMGEQAKNTQTVLLEIPKGSSPAKVFQVLKQNGVWTDDLAFRLTVKKLNPSLKAGWFEIPAGLTLPQVLSIIESGKVAVRRVTIPEGRASWEIPAYLQKAYPDLNADRWNKLVQDPKFARSLGIEANSLEGYLLPDTYPFPIDADEETILKQMVAANLKVRDEMQKKPGSMWNTLGSWHKVLTLASVVEEETGIPEERPLIAGVFHNRLRIGMPLGADPTVRFIFKNLTGPIYKSQLNSNSPYNTRKFKGLMPGPISNPGRKAIEAALFPAKTEALYFVAKDDGSMTHFFSSNLSDHNRYKDVAAKNRGE; encoded by the coding sequence ATGAAGAAGATTTTACTTATTTTGACCCTCGTTTTGGCACTTTTGGGCACTTTTTTGGCCCTTAACCTCAAGTCCAGGATGGGCGAACAGGCGAAAAACACCCAAACAGTGCTCCTGGAAATCCCCAAAGGCAGCTCTCCCGCCAAAGTTTTCCAGGTCCTGAAGCAGAACGGAGTGTGGACCGACGACCTCGCCTTCCGGTTGACCGTAAAGAAACTGAACCCGAGCCTCAAGGCCGGCTGGTTCGAAATTCCCGCAGGGCTTACGCTGCCGCAGGTGCTCTCGATTATCGAATCGGGGAAAGTCGCCGTTCGCCGCGTCACCATCCCCGAAGGGCGCGCCTCCTGGGAAATCCCCGCCTACCTGCAAAAAGCCTACCCTGACCTGAATGCGGACCGCTGGAACAAGCTCGTCCAGGACCCGAAGTTCGCCCGTTCGCTCGGAATCGAGGCGAATTCACTCGAAGGCTACCTGCTGCCCGACACCTATCCCTTCCCGATTGACGCCGACGAAGAAACCATCTTGAAACAGATGGTGGCCGCCAACCTGAAGGTTCGCGACGAAATGCAGAAGAAGCCCGGTTCCATGTGGAATACGCTCGGCAGCTGGCACAAGGTGCTCACCCTAGCAAGCGTCGTGGAAGAAGAAACGGGAATTCCCGAAGAACGCCCGCTGATTGCAGGCGTGTTCCACAACCGACTCCGCATCGGGATGCCGCTCGGGGCCGACCCCACGGTGCGGTTCATTTTCAAGAACTTGACCGGCCCTATTTACAAGAGCCAGTTGAACAGCAACAGCCCCTACAACACGCGCAAATTCAAGGGACTCATGCCGGGGCCCATTTCGAATCCGGGCCGCAAGGCAATCGAAGCGGCGCTATTCCCCGCCAAAACCGAGGCACTTTACTTTGTTGCAAAAGACGACGGGAGCATGACGCATTTCTTTAGCTCCAACCTCTCCGACCACAACAGGTACAAGGACGTCGCCGCAAAGAACAGAGGAGAATAG
- a CDS encoding biotin--[acetyl-CoA-carboxylase] ligase yields the protein MFSPERPFCDWHLGGFGNAPAFLFDSLESTHSLMKARAAAGEIAPGTLMVADKQTAGRGRHDRTWDSPAGLNLYFNILIPLDGIPLASAPQITQVAALTFAEIFKGLQDDAHAQGLGNPNIGKVSVKWPNDILCGKHKFCGILAELVYIKKRESDGAQYSTAAKNIPAISMGVGINVNSSPGDYAHLGRSVTTLKDICGQRINREKLLQMLVANLERAVGQFRAFGIRPWVAAWKRMDQFIGARGTIVVNNHCTDQNRDSGEGAIKKTGSILDMQDDGSLLFKCDDGTVETVYSADLEI from the coding sequence GTGTTCAGCCCCGAACGACCATTCTGCGACTGGCATCTTGGCGGTTTCGGAAACGCCCCCGCCTTTCTGTTCGACAGTCTCGAAAGCACCCACAGTCTAATGAAGGCCCGCGCCGCAGCCGGAGAAATTGCCCCTGGAACCTTGATGGTCGCCGACAAGCAGACGGCAGGCCGCGGCCGCCATGATCGCACCTGGGACTCCCCTGCCGGCCTCAACCTCTACTTCAACATCCTGATTCCGCTAGACGGAATCCCGCTCGCCTCGGCACCACAAATTACACAAGTGGCAGCACTTACTTTCGCAGAAATTTTCAAGGGGCTTCAGGACGACGCCCACGCCCAGGGGCTAGGTAACCCGAATATCGGGAAAGTTTCCGTCAAGTGGCCCAACGATATCCTTTGCGGAAAGCACAAATTCTGCGGGATACTCGCCGAATTAGTTTATATCAAAAAGAGGGAATCGGACGGTGCGCAGTATTCAACCGCGGCAAAAAACATACCCGCCATCAGCATGGGCGTGGGAATCAACGTGAACAGTTCCCCCGGCGACTACGCGCACCTGGGCCGCAGCGTCACGACCCTCAAGGATATCTGCGGCCAACGCATCAACCGCGAAAAGCTACTGCAAATGCTTGTTGCGAACCTTGAACGTGCCGTCGGGCAGTTCCGCGCCTTCGGCATCCGCCCGTGGGTTGCCGCGTGGAAGCGCATGGACCAGTTTATCGGCGCCCGCGGGACGATTGTCGTCAACAACCATTGCACCGACCAGAACCGCGACAGCGGCGAAGGCGCCATCAAAAAAACAGGCTCCATCCTCGACATGCAAGACGACGGAAGCCTGCTATTCAAATGCGACGACGGAACGGTCGAAACCGTATATAGCGCCGACCTGGAAATCTAA